From a single Prosthecobacter sp. genomic region:
- a CDS encoding lactonase family protein: MMPPFPVTPPGLARRSFFKTSSAFAFSAALEPLFGAESGRARAPLMAYVGTYTSPLKNMKATQVDLPPGNGRGIHLFEVDRATGAMKPAGVYEMGTSPSCLAFNADKTRLYSGNETERLGENESGTVSAFAVEKDGSLKLLNSVSSGGKGPAHLSVHPSGKFVLVANYFGGSVAVLPIKPDGSLGEATDVKKDAGKIGSTKATNAAPGSFAISGHDQTHAHMIEADPSGKFVIHVDLGLDQILVWKFDAEKGTLTANDPPFVSLPAGDGPRHFAFHPNGRWFYSIQEEGSTVVLFDYDADKGRLTSRQTLPSLPPGYAGSNFCSEIAVSTDGKFVYAGNRLHDSIAIFAVGKDGTLTFVAEEWTHGDYPRSFTFDPTNSFLYCCNQRADHIAVFRVDKKTGKLTFTGHYTPVGNPSQIVFRDMAKTQ, encoded by the coding sequence ATGATGCCTCCTTTCCCTGTGACTCCGCCCGGCCTTGCCCGCCGTTCCTTTTTCAAAACCTCCTCCGCCTTCGCGTTCAGTGCTGCCCTGGAGCCACTTTTCGGAGCAGAGTCCGGCAGGGCCAGGGCGCCGCTCATGGCCTATGTGGGCACCTACACCTCGCCGTTGAAGAACATGAAGGCCACGCAGGTCGATCTGCCGCCTGGGAACGGACGCGGCATCCATTTGTTTGAGGTGGATCGTGCCACTGGGGCGATGAAACCTGCGGGTGTGTATGAAATGGGCACAAGTCCGAGCTGCCTCGCCTTCAATGCGGACAAAACGCGTCTTTATTCCGGCAATGAGACTGAGCGTCTCGGTGAGAATGAATCCGGCACCGTCAGCGCCTTCGCTGTCGAGAAAGACGGCTCGCTGAAGCTGCTGAACAGCGTCAGTTCCGGCGGCAAAGGCCCGGCGCATTTGAGCGTCCATCCCAGCGGCAAGTTTGTGCTCGTGGCGAACTATTTCGGCGGTTCCGTGGCCGTGCTGCCGATCAAACCGGATGGTAGTCTCGGCGAAGCAACAGATGTGAAGAAGGACGCTGGCAAGATCGGATCCACCAAGGCCACAAACGCCGCACCGGGCAGCTTTGCCATCAGTGGCCATGATCAAACTCATGCGCACATGATTGAGGCCGATCCCTCAGGCAAATTTGTCATTCACGTCGATCTCGGCCTCGATCAAATACTCGTGTGGAAATTCGATGCGGAGAAAGGCACGCTCACCGCGAACGATCCGCCCTTTGTCTCGTTGCCAGCGGGCGATGGCCCGCGTCACTTCGCGTTTCACCCGAACGGACGCTGGTTCTATTCCATCCAGGAGGAAGGCTCCACCGTCGTGCTGTTCGACTATGATGCGGACAAAGGCCGCCTCACCTCACGCCAGACACTCCCCAGCCTGCCACCGGGCTATGCGGGCAGCAACTTCTGCTCCGAGATCGCTGTCTCCACCGATGGCAAGTTCGTCTATGCCGGCAACCGCCTCCACGACAGCATCGCCATCTTCGCTGTCGGGAAGGACGGCACGCTCACTTTCGTGGCCGAAGAGTGGACGCACGGCGACTACCCGCGCAGTTTCACGTTCGATCCGACCAACAGCTTCCTTTACTGCTGCAATCAGCGTGCTGATCACATTGCCGTCTTCCGCGTGGACAAGAAAACCGGCAAGCTGACCTTCACCGGCCACTACACACCGGTCGGCAATCCGTCGCAGATCGTGTTCCGTGATATGGCGAAGACGCAGTAA
- a CDS encoding SGNH/GDSL hydrolase family protein: MIRAFLLLLALTLGVLAQNSTKPRTVIVFGDSITAGGAWVKQVEKESAGTLTLINEGKGGRPTNSVKEFEAMLQRHLKTDALVIALGMNDSRDITAECVPKAVANLRAMIEKARAAYGVKLPLLLVGPTNINKAALGPTKPIGDQREAKLRELSDAFAKLATETHSEFVSLFGVVPDVALLKDGVHPDAAGNAAIAKVMGERMKSWLVD; this comes from the coding sequence ATGATCCGTGCTTTTCTTCTCCTCCTGGCTCTGACGTTGGGTGTCTTGGCTCAGAATAGCACAAAGCCGCGCACGGTGATCGTGTTTGGCGACTCGATCACGGCTGGCGGAGCTTGGGTGAAGCAGGTCGAGAAAGAGTCCGCCGGGACGCTGACGCTGATCAACGAAGGCAAGGGCGGTCGCCCGACGAACTCGGTGAAGGAGTTCGAAGCGATGCTGCAACGGCATTTGAAAACGGACGCTTTGGTGATCGCACTCGGCATGAATGACTCCCGCGACATCACGGCTGAATGCGTGCCGAAGGCCGTGGCGAATCTGCGTGCGATGATCGAGAAAGCGCGCGCTGCTTATGGCGTGAAGCTTCCCCTGCTCCTCGTCGGTCCCACCAACATCAACAAGGCCGCACTCGGGCCAACGAAGCCCATCGGTGATCAACGTGAGGCGAAGCTGCGTGAACTCAGTGATGCCTTTGCGAAACTCGCCACCGAGACGCACAGCGAGTTCGTCAGTCTCTTCGGTGTCGTGCCCGATGTCGCTCTGCTTAAAGACGGCGTGCATCCCGATGCGGCGGGAAATGCCGCCATCGCAAAAGTGATGGGTGAGCGAATGAAATCGTGGCTGGTGGACTGA
- a CDS encoding phthiotriol/phenolphthiotriol dimycocerosates methyltransferase: protein MSLLERLFSIPVIRKGIWRLWYPFLTRRLQGEEVLFLNYAFETDPPVGLKLDPDDEPNRACIQLYHHVATQVDLRGKEVLEVSCGHGGGASWLTRTMQPSGYTGLDLNPTGIHFCQQRHRVSGLTFVQGDAQKLPLPDNSLDAVINVEASHCYPDFPGFLAEVARVLRPGGHFLYADFRFRDQFADWESVMANAPLQIVQTRNIRDEVLRGMNCNAARSEALICQRLPKFLHSLGRDFAGLPGSRVYEALKGGDLAYRSWCLRKS from the coding sequence ATGTCTCTCCTCGAACGCCTCTTTTCCATCCCGGTCATCCGCAAAGGCATCTGGCGGCTGTGGTATCCTTTTCTCACGCGGCGGTTGCAGGGTGAGGAGGTGCTGTTTCTCAACTACGCCTTTGAAACCGATCCACCGGTCGGTTTGAAGCTCGATCCTGATGACGAACCGAACCGCGCCTGCATCCAGCTTTATCATCACGTCGCCACCCAGGTCGATCTGCGCGGCAAAGAGGTGCTCGAAGTGAGCTGCGGCCATGGTGGTGGCGCGTCGTGGCTCACGCGCACGATGCAGCCGTCTGGCTATACCGGTCTCGATCTCAATCCCACGGGCATTCATTTTTGCCAGCAGCGCCATCGCGTGTCCGGCCTCACCTTTGTACAGGGAGATGCACAGAAGCTCCCCTTGCCCGACAACTCGCTCGACGCCGTCATCAATGTCGAAGCCTCGCACTGCTACCCTGATTTCCCCGGCTTCCTCGCCGAAGTCGCGCGCGTGCTGCGCCCAGGCGGCCACTTCTTATATGCCGATTTTCGTTTTCGCGATCAGTTCGCTGATTGGGAAAGCGTCATGGCCAACGCACCGTTGCAAATCGTGCAGACACGCAACATCCGTGACGAAGTCCTGCGTGGCATGAATTGCAATGCGGCACGCAGCGAGGCGCTCATCTGCCAGCGTCTGCCCAAGTTTCTGCATTCCCTGGGCCGCGATTTCGCCGGTCTGCCCGGATCACGCGTGTACGAGGCGCTGAAGGGCGGCGATCTGGCCTACCGCTCGTGGTGCCTGCGCAAAAGCTGA
- a CDS encoding class I SAM-dependent methyltransferase, with translation MNPSSFRNHAIQPATWIATAERTAFEAAGTTAHRLASGSEGWVERLGDDAMISHKNGAALNELAAGLVVWSAQAQWTPARVFTRFLPLKNHERVSPILRSGDASLPITTVVTEAGIRYGLDFGTGYSHGLFLDQRANRAKLHALKPKRLLNTFAYTCSFSVVAGLAGAETVSVDLSRKSLDRGKQNLALNGIAEAGHRFINDDTLELLPKLGHRGERFDAIVLDPPTFSRGNNGRLWQVEQHFEDLMLAALEVAAPKCAILLSTNCTKLNPTVMERQARACAKIKRRTTEYMRMAAAVDFPPGHGASTLWMMVR, from the coding sequence GTGAACCCATCATCCTTCCGCAACCATGCCATCCAACCCGCGACCTGGATTGCTACGGCTGAGCGCACCGCCTTTGAAGCGGCAGGCACGACGGCACATCGGCTGGCGTCGGGATCGGAGGGCTGGGTGGAGCGGCTGGGTGATGATGCGATGATCTCGCACAAGAATGGCGCTGCGCTGAACGAACTGGCCGCCGGGCTAGTGGTGTGGAGCGCGCAGGCGCAGTGGACACCGGCGCGAGTCTTCACGCGCTTCCTGCCATTGAAGAATCATGAGCGTGTCTCGCCCATCCTGAGATCGGGAGATGCCTCATTGCCGATCACGACAGTGGTGACGGAGGCAGGGATCCGCTATGGGCTTGATTTCGGCACGGGCTACAGTCACGGCCTGTTTCTGGATCAACGTGCAAACCGCGCCAAGCTGCATGCACTGAAGCCAAAGCGCCTGCTGAACACCTTTGCCTACACCTGCAGTTTCAGCGTCGTGGCCGGCCTCGCGGGCGCGGAGACGGTGAGCGTGGATCTGTCCCGCAAGTCGCTGGATCGCGGCAAACAGAACCTTGCCCTCAATGGCATCGCAGAGGCCGGGCATCGCTTCATCAATGATGATACGCTGGAGTTGCTGCCGAAGCTGGGGCATCGCGGCGAGCGCTTTGATGCCATCGTCCTCGATCCGCCGACGTTCTCGCGCGGCAACAACGGTCGCCTTTGGCAGGTGGAGCAGCACTTTGAGGATCTGATGCTCGCCGCGCTGGAGGTGGCGGCACCCAAGTGCGCGATCCTGCTGTCCACCAACTGCACGAAGCTCAATCCTACCGTCATGGAACGACAGGCACGTGCCTGTGCGAAGATCAAGCGCCGCACCACGGAATACATGCGCATGGCAGCGGCGGTGGATTTCCCGCCAGGTCATGGTGCCAGCACCCTTTGGATGATGGTTCGCTAA
- a CDS encoding SGNH/GDSL hydrolase family protein, with amino-acid sequence MKLFWILLLAVAVPLRAEFAFQDGDTVVFLGDSITAARRYDRIIENYTLLRYPQRHVKFFNAGKGGDTMTGALDRLQREVFDRHATVLTVAFGVNDIGWGMKADEEHKAAYLRSLRTLIERCQEKQVRVFLCSPAITNEDPDRSERGFLQQMCDEGLALAKSLGAETVDILRSMRKVQRHVLVVNKTQKDPARHTKLHVEDGVHLNELGQLAMAVALLKGLGAPAEVSSAEIDAASARPLAASGCTITNVKATADSVVFDRLDEGLPLNFGTFGALNFMFIPVPQELNRYMLTVRGLAAGKYDLRAGGRALGKFTNKQLAAGLNISSMTANGWEPGGPWDAQAAALKMVTDARMEILGSQSYSENFLSNHPGVEAVRQETQATLESLEALQRKYASPATVHFEVKRTGDE; translated from the coding sequence ATGAAGCTCTTCTGGATCCTCCTGCTGGCCGTTGCTGTCCCGCTCCGTGCAGAGTTTGCTTTTCAGGATGGCGACACCGTGGTGTTTCTTGGCGACAGCATCACGGCAGCGCGGCGCTACGACCGGATCATTGAAAACTACACACTGCTCCGCTATCCGCAGCGGCATGTGAAATTTTTCAATGCCGGCAAGGGCGGCGATACGATGACGGGCGCCCTGGATCGATTGCAGCGCGAGGTCTTTGATCGTCATGCGACGGTGCTTACGGTGGCTTTTGGCGTGAATGACATCGGCTGGGGCATGAAGGCGGATGAGGAGCACAAGGCGGCGTATCTCCGCTCGCTGCGCACGCTCATCGAGCGTTGCCAGGAAAAGCAGGTGCGCGTGTTTCTCTGCTCACCGGCCATCACCAACGAAGACCCGGATCGCTCGGAGAGAGGCTTTTTGCAGCAGATGTGCGATGAGGGGCTCGCGCTGGCAAAGAGTCTCGGCGCGGAGACGGTCGATATTCTGCGCTCGATGCGGAAGGTGCAGCGCCATGTGCTCGTCGTGAACAAGACGCAAAAAGATCCGGCCAGGCACACGAAGCTGCATGTGGAGGACGGCGTGCATTTGAATGAACTCGGCCAGCTCGCCATGGCGGTCGCCCTCTTGAAAGGCCTCGGTGCGCCTGCGGAGGTTTCATCGGCGGAGATCGATGCGGCATCCGCGCGTCCGCTTGCCGCGAGCGGATGCACGATCACCAATGTGAAGGCGACGGCGGACAGCGTGGTGTTTGACCGGCTCGACGAAGGGCTGCCGCTCAACTTCGGCACCTTCGGTGCGCTGAACTTCATGTTCATCCCCGTGCCCCAGGAGCTGAACCGCTATATGCTCACCGTGCGTGGCCTCGCGGCCGGAAAGTATGATCTGCGCGCCGGTGGACGGGCCTTGGGCAAGTTTACCAACAAACAACTTGCCGCCGGTCTGAACATTTCCTCCATGACTGCGAACGGCTGGGAACCGGGTGGTCCGTGGGATGCCCAGGCCGCCGCACTGAAGATGGTGACTGATGCGCGTATGGAGATCCTCGGCTCGCAATCCTACAGCGAGAATTTCCTGTCAAACCATCCAGGCGTGGAGGCCGTGCGCCAGGAAACCCAGGCCACACTGGAGAGCCTGGAAGCTCTCCAGCGCAAGTATGCGTCACCCGCCACGGTTCATTTCGAAGTGAAGAGGACGGGCGATGAGTGA
- a CDS encoding DUF6600 domain-containing protein yields MKHLSFLLCAALFAVATPVPTARADVGISIDFFYDALDSYGDWIYTRNYGYVWEPRASRNAYWSPYSDGYWAYTNAGWTWISNEDFGWATYHYGRWLRMFGRWVWVPGYEWAPAWVSWRQTDDYIGWAPLPPEARWNISIGFNWWTDSYYDVGPAYYSFVPIRSFATRSSLRPFIVDRSRNFTFIDRSVNITNITYQQNVVNNIFVGGPDPTRIDRLGENRVRRLTLRRDEDSFRRDWIDNQNARHGGFRSLSRIENDQLVVAAPTVKKEETRALPPRVRERFDRPEIDRGWSGLSDSNAAERLRARQREELAKAKAEKLPEKTPLVATSDVPPPAVGRALQPQERWGTAQRPDPRRVDDEVRKAQPLSPEGKPGVKEDPPAPGEARRPSMPGRADRPGLGPDSRPDLRPDGRPGRGPDGRPDSDDRPSGIKPGEGSKPQLVPGKPGTETSPKADGKPATPKLVPEPNLTPPKVRPDLPGNRDGRLDFGPGGRRPLAPDSPPPSPPKARPVPMPEPQSEPKARPPSPMPRPEAPSVKPAPMPQPVQPPQVRPPEIQRRPDVPEKAREEKRAETPQFRPFQPQARPMPQPPLAAPQPSPQGQETPPQLRPPPPARQAPSPPPAPQPAAPQEKKPEERRQR; encoded by the coding sequence ATGAAACATCTTTCTTTTCTGCTGTGCGCCGCCCTTTTCGCGGTGGCCACACCAGTGCCGACTGCCCGCGCGGACGTGGGGATATCCATCGACTTCTTCTACGATGCTCTCGATTCCTACGGTGATTGGATTTACACCCGAAACTACGGTTATGTCTGGGAGCCGAGGGCGTCACGAAATGCCTATTGGTCGCCTTATTCCGACGGCTACTGGGCCTATACAAACGCCGGCTGGACCTGGATCTCGAATGAGGACTTCGGCTGGGCCACTTATCACTATGGTCGCTGGCTGCGCATGTTTGGTCGCTGGGTTTGGGTGCCCGGATACGAATGGGCGCCAGCCTGGGTGTCTTGGCGACAAACCGATGACTACATCGGCTGGGCACCGCTGCCACCCGAAGCACGCTGGAACATCAGCATTGGCTTCAACTGGTGGACGGACAGCTACTACGATGTCGGTCCCGCTTACTATAGCTTTGTCCCCATCCGCTCGTTCGCCACGCGCTCGTCGTTGCGTCCCTTCATCGTGGACCGCAGCCGTAACTTCACCTTCATCGACCGCTCGGTAAACATCACCAACATCACGTATCAGCAGAATGTTGTGAACAACATCTTTGTCGGCGGCCCCGATCCGACCCGCATCGACAGGCTGGGTGAAAACCGCGTGAGACGCCTGACACTTCGTCGCGACGAAGACAGCTTCCGCCGCGACTGGATCGACAATCAGAACGCACGTCATGGAGGCTTCCGCAGCCTCTCCCGCATCGAGAATGATCAGTTGGTGGTTGCCGCCCCCACGGTGAAGAAAGAAGAAACACGAGCTTTGCCGCCGCGCGTGCGTGAACGCTTTGACCGCCCGGAAATTGACCGTGGCTGGAGCGGCCTCAGCGACTCCAATGCTGCGGAGCGTCTGCGTGCTCGACAGCGTGAGGAACTCGCGAAGGCCAAAGCGGAAAAACTGCCGGAAAAAACGCCTCTGGTCGCCACCAGCGATGTGCCGCCGCCTGCTGTGGGCCGGGCTCTGCAACCTCAGGAACGCTGGGGCACCGCCCAGCGCCCCGATCCACGCCGCGTCGATGATGAAGTGCGCAAAGCTCAGCCATTAAGCCCCGAGGGCAAACCCGGCGTGAAGGAGGATCCTCCTGCACCGGGCGAGGCACGCCGTCCTAGCATGCCGGGCCGTGCGGACCGCCCCGGTCTGGGGCCGGACAGTCGTCCAGATTTACGCCCCGATGGCCGTCCCGGCCGTGGTCCCGATGGCCGCCCTGACAGCGATGACCGTCCATCCGGGATCAAGCCTGGGGAGGGTTCAAAGCCGCAACTCGTTCCCGGCAAACCCGGCACTGAAACCAGTCCGAAAGCGGATGGTAAGCCCGCCACCCCCAAGCTGGTACCAGAGCCTAATCTAACGCCTCCCAAGGTGAGGCCTGATCTGCCTGGGAATCGTGATGGCAGGCTTGATTTCGGACCGGGAGGGCGTCGCCCTTTGGCCCCCGATTCACCGCCACCCAGCCCACCCAAAGCGCGCCCGGTGCCCATGCCAGAACCTCAATCCGAGCCCAAGGCACGACCGCCGAGCCCGATGCCCCGACCGGAAGCTCCCAGTGTGAAGCCAGCTCCCATGCCGCAACCTGTGCAACCGCCTCAAGTTCGTCCACCAGAGATTCAGCGCCGCCCCGACGTCCCTGAGAAAGCTCGTGAGGAGAAACGTGCGGAGACTCCGCAGTTCCGCCCCTTCCAGCCCCAAGCACGTCCCATGCCTCAGCCGCCGCTGGCGGCACCCCAGCCGTCGCCTCAGGGCCAGGAGACCCCACCTCAACTCCGCCCACCTCCCCCAGCAAGACAGGCACCCTCACCCCCGCCTGCTCCTCAGCCGGCCGCCCCGCAGGAGAAAAAGCCTGAGGAAAGGCGGCAACGCTGA
- a CDS encoding zinc ribbon domain-containing protein YjdM: MSNPACPMCEMNDVLDHPERFECMTCGHEWPKEAAPDAPDAERVVKDAYGAVLADGDIVAMIKDLQLKGSSQVLKIGMKSKPIRLVDGDHEISCKMEGVLIGLRACFVKKVVS, translated from the coding sequence ATGAGCAACCCAGCCTGCCCGATGTGCGAGATGAACGACGTTTTGGACCACCCCGAACGCTTTGAATGCATGACCTGCGGTCACGAATGGCCCAAAGAAGCCGCGCCGGATGCGCCCGATGCCGAACGTGTCGTCAAGGATGCCTACGGTGCAGTGCTCGCCGATGGTGACATCGTGGCGATGATCAAGGACTTGCAACTGAAGGGGTCTTCTCAGGTTCTCAAAATCGGGATGAAGTCCAAGCCCATCCGCCTTGTGGACGGCGATCACGAGATCTCCTGCAAGATGGAGGGAGTGCTCATTGGCCTGAGGGCCTGCTTTGTGAAGAAGGTGGTGAGCTAG